The genomic stretch GGGAACGACCGTCCCGCCCGGATCCGGAGCGAGGTCGCCTTCCCCCGCAGCTCCGCGGGGATCTCGTCCTCCCCGAGGTTGACGTTGATCCCGACGCCGACCACCACGTGGCGGACGCCGCCGGCCCCGGAGGCCATCTCCGAGAGGATGCCGGCCGCCTTCCGTTCCCCGAGGTACAGGTCGTTCGGCCACTTGAGGGAGCCCGGGACTCCGGCCGCCTCCACCGCGTCGGCGAGGGCGACGCCCGCCACGAGGGACAGCCGCGGCGCCTGCGCGACCGGCAGGACGGGGCGCAGGACCACCGAAACGTAGATGTTCCTGCCGGGCGGGGAGAGCCACCGGCGCCCCATCCGCCCGCGCCCTCCGGTCTGGCCGTCGGCCACGACGACCGTGCCGTGCGGGGCGCCACGCTCCGCCATCTCCATCGCCGATCCGTTCGTGCTCTCGATCGT from Deltaproteobacteria bacterium encodes the following:
- a CDS encoding biotin--[acetyl-CoA-carboxylase] ligase, coding for MPMNGEDRITAEGLLGRLSPGGPWSDIVCLGTIESTNGSAMEMAERGAPHGTVVVADGQTGGRGRMGRRWLSPPGRNIYVSVVLRPVLPVAQAPRLSLVAGVALADAVEAAGVPGSLKWPNDLYLGERKAAGILSEMASGAGGVRHVVVGVGINVNLGEDEIPAELRGKATSLRIRAGRSFPRAGILARFLDAFGARYADFAAGGFPAVRDGWARRDFLSGRRILLRSGGREEWGVAGGVDAEGALLFRRDGEDAGVAVHSGEIAEISAVTG